A stretch of candidate division KSB1 bacterium DNA encodes these proteins:
- a CDS encoding N-acetyl sugar amidotransferase yields the protein MQYCTKCVYPMAAVNLIIDEDGVCAACQVAEEYQAITDEEWALRKEKLFALVAPYRNKDGSNYDCVIPFGGGKDSYYQAHVAKNVLGLNPLLVTYHGNNYLPEGQRNLDRGRDVLDCDHIVYRPSVETLLKLNRIGFKKMGDMNWHGHCGINTVPFHIAVKYRIPLMLWGEVGWADLSGMFSPDDYVEFSQRIRVEHNLHGFDWYDMLDKKENLTMKDLQMFRFPSDEEYAEVGIRGIALGNFLKWDANTQANLMKELYGHEWASKPFERTYRIFSNLDDRYENGAHDLLKFIKFGYGRASDHACKDIRSGYMSREEGIKMVRKYDHVVSSDLYYWFDYVGMTEDEFWEIADTFRDPRVWRIENGQWVKENIWGEPSAYGTVRSSSVDVKKYH from the coding sequence ATGCAATACTGTACTAAATGTGTTTACCCGATGGCAGCCGTTAATCTGATCATTGATGAAGACGGTGTCTGTGCTGCGTGCCAGGTGGCAGAAGAATACCAGGCGATAACGGATGAAGAGTGGGCTTTACGGAAAGAGAAATTATTTGCGCTTGTTGCGCCATATAGAAATAAAGACGGCAGTAATTATGATTGCGTCATCCCGTTTGGAGGTGGCAAAGACAGCTACTATCAGGCGCATGTTGCAAAAAATGTACTTGGTTTGAATCCGCTGCTGGTTACTTATCACGGCAATAATTATTTACCAGAAGGCCAGCGTAATCTCGATCGCGGACGCGATGTCCTTGATTGTGACCATATCGTCTACCGACCGAGTGTAGAGACATTGCTCAAGCTAAACCGAATTGGTTTCAAAAAAATGGGTGACATGAACTGGCATGGACACTGCGGCATTAACACGGTTCCATTTCACATCGCCGTCAAATACCGTATCCCGCTTATGCTTTGGGGCGAAGTCGGTTGGGCTGATTTATCGGGTATGTTTTCGCCAGATGACTATGTTGAGTTCAGCCAGCGCATACGTGTTGAACATAACCTCCACGGCTTCGACTGGTATGACATGCTGGATAAGAAAGAAAACCTCACCATGAAAGATCTGCAAATGTTCCGCTTCCCAAGCGACGAGGAATATGCGGAAGTCGGCATCAGGGGGATTGCGCTGGGCAACTTCCTGAAATGGGATGCAAACACCCAGGCCAATTTAATGAAAGAACTTTATGGCCATGAGTGGGCATCCAAGCCATTCGAACGCACGTATCGCATCTTTTCAAATCTTGATGATCGCTATGAAAACGGCGCGCATGACTTGTTAAAGTTCATCAAATTTGGTTATGGACGCGCATCTGACCATGCGTGCAAAGACATCCGGTCTGGTTATATGAGTCGTGAGGAGGGTATAAAAATGGTACGCAAATACGACCATGTAGTCTCCAGCGATTTGTACTACTGGTTCGATTATGTCGGCATGACCGAAGATGAGTTCTGGGAAATTGCCGATACCTTCCGCGATCCGCGCGTCTGGCGCATTGAAAACGGGCAATGGGTGAAGGAGAATATTTGGGGAGAACCATCTGCCTATGGCACGGTACGTTCCTCTTCAGTTGACGTCAAGAAATATCATTAA